One Chloroflexota bacterium genomic window, TCGCAAGGCTATACGGCGGGGGCTTAAGCCCCTTGTTCTCTCACCGGCTCCCTGATCACCCGCACACTATTGCTGCGGCACTTGGGGCACACCCGCTCCACCTCCGGGTCATCCGGGCCGCTGAATTCGTGCCCGCAGCGCAGGCATTTCATCTTGACTTCAGCCATCGCTACGCCCCCACCTTCCGCTTCTTCTTGGCTTCCTCCGCGGTGAGCACCTGGATCGTTTGCTCGATCTCCTCCATTGTCACCTTCTGGCGCATAGTCTCCAACTCGGTCATCACCTGCGCCCACTTGGAGCCCTCAGCGGCGCTGATCCATTCCAGTTGCAGCCGCTCCGGGCGCACGCCCAGGCGCTCCAGCCGATCCCACAGCCGATCCACCCGCCGTTGGGTCTGGCGGTTGGCATTGATGTAGTGGCAATCGGCGTAGTGACAGCCGGAGACCAGCACGATCGGCGCGCCCTTGCGGAATGCGTAGAGCACGAAATCCTCGTTCACCCGCCCACTGCACATAGTGCGGATGACGCGGGCGTTGGGCGGATATTGGAAGCGCGAGGTGCCCGCCGTGTCCGCCCCGGCGTAGGAGCACCAGTTGCAGGCGAAGACCACGATGGTTTCCGCCGGCTTCTCGGCCAGCGCGGCGTCCAGTTGGGCGTAAATCTGCTGATCGGTGAAATGGCGCATGGTGATGGCCCCGAAGCGGCATTCCGCGGCGCAGGTGCCGCAACCCGCACAGGCAGCCGCCACTACTTGGACGGGTTCTTTTTTCGCCGGCTGGGTGATGGCTCCGTAGGGGCACACCCGCGTGCACGCGCCGCAGCCGGTGCACAGGTCGCGATCCACCACCGCCGTGAGGGCTTCCAGTTTGATCTCCCCTGCGCTGAGCAGGATCTCGGCACGAGCGGCAGCAGCGCTGGCCTGGGTAACGCTCTCCTTGATGTCCTTGGGCGATTCGGCGCAACCGGCGAGGAAAACGCCGCGGGTGGGGGTGTCCACGGGCTTGAGTTTGGGATGTGCCTCCAGGAAGAAACCGTCTCTGGCCCGCGAGAGGGTGAGCAGTTTGCGCACCGTCTCGCTGTCGCGCCGCGGGATGGCCCCGATAGAGAGCACCACCAGGTCGAACTCGTGCGTCTCCAATCGGCCAGTGGTGGTGTTTTCCACCACCAGGCGCAGGTCGCCGGAGCCGTTAATCTCCGTTACCTCGCCTGGCAGGCCGCGGATGTAGCGCACACCTGCCTCCTTGCTGCGGCGGTAGAGGTCCTCGAAGCCTTTGCCGAAAGCGCGAATATCCAGGTAGAAGACCGTGATATCGGTGTCAGGATAGTGATCCTTGAGGAGCAGGCTGTCCTTAATCGTATTCATGCAGCAGATGTTGGAACAGTAGGGATTGCCACGCACCTCAGAGCGCGAGCCCACGCACTGGATGAAGCCGATGCGTCGCGGACGCACCTGGTCTTTGGGGCGCACGAAATGTCCTCCCGTCGGGCCGCCGGCGGAGATGAGCCGCTCGAACTCCAGGCTGGTGATGACGTTCTCATAGCGGGTGTAGCCGTACTCGTCGAGTTCGGTGGGGTCGTAGGTGTCCATACCGGTGGCCACGATGATGGCGCCGACCTGCAACTCTAATATTTCATCGCGCATGTCGAAGTCAATGCATTTCTTCTCACAGGCGTCCAGGCATTTGCCGCAGGCGATGGGGTTGTAGCCCAGGCATTCCTGCATATTGATCACGTAGGCGGACGGCACCGCCTGGGGGAAGGGGATGTAGATGGCACGGCGCGTGGACAGGCCGGTCTGGAACTCATCCATGCTCACGACCGGGCACACTTTGGCACAATCGCCACAGGCCGTGCACTCATTCTCCTTCACATAGCGGGCTTTGCGGCGCACGCGAGCGCGGAAATTGCCCACATAGCCGGAGACTTCCTCCACCTCGCTGTAGGCCAGGAGTT contains:
- a CDS encoding hydrogenase iron-sulfur subunit — its product is LLAYSEVEEVSGYVGNFRARVRRKARYVKENECTACGDCAKVCPVVSMDEFQTGLSTRRAIYIPFPQAVPSAYVINMQECLGYNPIACGKCLDACEKKCIDFDMRDEILELQVGAIIVATGMDTYDPTELDEYGYTRYENVITSLEFERLISAGGPTGGHFVRPKDQVRPRRIGFIQCVGSRSEVRGNPYCSNICCMNTIKDSLLLKDHYPDTDITVFYLDIRAFGKGFEDLYRRSKEAGVRYIRGLPGEVTEINGSGDLRLVVENTTTGRLETHEFDLVVLSIGAIPRRDSETVRKLLTLSRARDGFFLEAHPKLKPVDTPTRGVFLAGCAESPKDIKESVTQASAAAARAEILLSAGEIKLEALTAVVDRDLCTGCGACTRVCPYGAITQPAKKEPVQVVAAACAGCGTCAAECRFGAITMRHFTDQQIYAQLDAALAEKPAETIVVFACNWCSYAGADTAGTSRFQYPPNARVIRTMCSGRVNEDFVLYAFRKGAPIVLVSGCHYADCHYINANRQTQRRVDRLWDRLERLGVRPERLQLEWISAAEGSKWAQVMTELETMRQKVTMEEIEQTIQVLTAEEAKKKRKVGA